A window of the Chloroflexus sp. Y-396-1 genome harbors these coding sequences:
- a CDS encoding molybdopterin-dependent oxidoreductase, producing MTTSLLNRLLGTFGQRAQSRVEPLTPPVQAYVKSTAPAATPISSQELRDYPPVERWNDWTEYDPKEWPRKVARRYTLVPTVCFNCESACGLLAYVDVETLKIKKFEGNPLHPGSRGRNCAKGPATLNQVYDPDRILYPLKRAGKRGEGKWVRVSWDEALNEIAGRIRKAIIEQRQTEVIYHVGRPGHDGFMEWVLTGWGIDGHNSHTNVCSSGARCGQAMWMGLDRPSPDHANARVILLISSHLETGHYFNPHAQRIMEGKMAGAKLIVLDTRLSNTASLADEWLSPWPGSETAILLAIANYLIRTGQYNRDFVRRWVNWADYLRAEHPDLPVSFEHFEMKLQELYAQYTFEFAAQESGVSAEQIERVAKIIARCEGKLATHSWRSATSSNLGGWMVARCLWFLNVLTGSIGVEGGTSANVWDKWIPRHPNMAPHPKVWNELTWPQEYPLNFYEMSILLPHFLKEGRGKVDTYFTRVYNPIWTNPDGMSWLEVLTDESKIGLHVHLSPTWSETGWFADYILPMGVGAERHDMMSQETHAGCWIAFRQPVLREAMRRLGKPVKDTRDANPGEVWEEVEFWIELSWRIDPDGKLGIRKTFESPYRPGQKITVDELYGWMFENHVPGLPEAAAKEGLTPLEYMRRYGAFEIRKGVQPTFDKPLSSAELADATIDPDTGIVYTKTPAPPSSNITPLPYFEPDPERGRPIGIKLEDGSIVAGFPTPSRRLEFYSTTLRDWGWPEYAIPTYIHSHVHPSKIDRSKNEAVLLSTFRLPTLIHTRSGNAKWLYEISHKNPVWIHTSDAERLGLRTGDLIKVITEIGYFVDRVWVTEGIRPGVIACSHHLGRWRLQEDGGGRLSTALVELKQEGQGEWRMRQIHGIRPYESDDPDTARIWWEDAGVHQNLTFAVHPDPVSGMHCWHQKVRLEPAGPNDRYGDIYVDTKRAHEVYREWLAMTRPASKVSPNGMRRPHWLLRPFRPAREAYFLPGKGKKS from the coding sequence ATGACGACATCATTGCTCAATCGGTTGTTAGGAACATTCGGTCAGCGTGCGCAATCGCGGGTTGAGCCGCTGACCCCGCCAGTGCAGGCCTATGTGAAGAGCACAGCACCTGCTGCAACACCGATCAGCAGTCAGGAACTGCGCGATTATCCACCGGTGGAACGGTGGAATGATTGGACAGAGTACGATCCAAAGGAATGGCCTCGAAAAGTTGCTCGTCGTTACACGTTGGTGCCGACCGTCTGTTTCAATTGTGAGAGCGCTTGTGGTCTGCTGGCGTATGTTGATGTCGAGACGCTCAAGATCAAGAAATTCGAGGGTAATCCGCTGCATCCGGGCAGTCGTGGCCGCAACTGTGCCAAAGGCCCGGCCACCCTTAATCAGGTCTATGACCCCGACCGTATTCTGTACCCACTGAAGCGGGCCGGGAAACGTGGTGAAGGGAAATGGGTGCGCGTTTCCTGGGATGAAGCCCTCAACGAGATTGCCGGTCGGATTCGTAAGGCAATTATCGAACAGCGACAAACAGAGGTTATCTATCACGTGGGTCGCCCCGGTCATGATGGTTTTATGGAGTGGGTGTTAACAGGATGGGGGATTGATGGGCACAATTCGCACACAAATGTCTGTTCATCAGGAGCACGTTGTGGACAGGCAATGTGGATGGGGCTTGATCGACCATCACCCGATCATGCGAACGCCCGTGTCATTCTGCTAATCAGCTCTCATCTCGAAACCGGCCATTACTTCAACCCGCACGCACAGCGGATTATGGAGGGTAAAATGGCTGGTGCCAAGTTGATAGTGCTCGATACCCGTCTCTCGAACACGGCCTCACTCGCCGACGAATGGCTCTCGCCGTGGCCGGGCAGCGAGACGGCTATCCTCCTGGCGATTGCCAATTACCTGATCCGCACCGGTCAGTACAATCGCGATTTTGTCCGGCGCTGGGTGAACTGGGCTGATTATCTACGCGCTGAGCACCCCGATCTACCGGTCAGTTTCGAGCATTTTGAAATGAAGTTGCAAGAGCTTTACGCTCAGTATACCTTTGAATTTGCCGCCCAAGAGAGTGGGGTCAGCGCCGAGCAAATTGAACGGGTGGCGAAGATCATTGCCCGCTGTGAAGGAAAGCTGGCAACCCATAGCTGGCGCAGCGCTACGAGCTCTAATCTGGGTGGCTGGATGGTTGCCCGTTGTCTGTGGTTCCTCAACGTACTGACCGGTTCAATCGGCGTTGAAGGCGGTACCTCAGCTAACGTTTGGGATAAGTGGATTCCTCGCCACCCCAACATGGCGCCGCATCCCAAAGTCTGGAACGAGCTAACATGGCCGCAAGAGTATCCACTCAACTTCTATGAGATGAGTATCTTACTGCCCCACTTCCTCAAAGAAGGGCGGGGCAAGGTCGATACTTACTTCACCCGCGTCTACAACCCTATTTGGACAAATCCCGACGGCATGAGCTGGCTGGAAGTGCTGACCGACGAGAGCAAAATTGGTTTACACGTCCATCTCTCGCCGACGTGGAGTGAAACGGGTTGGTTTGCCGACTATATTTTGCCGATGGGAGTGGGCGCCGAGCGACACGATATGATGAGCCAGGAAACCCACGCCGGTTGCTGGATCGCTTTCCGTCAACCGGTACTCCGTGAGGCTATGCGTCGGTTGGGGAAGCCGGTAAAGGATACCCGTGACGCGAATCCCGGTGAAGTCTGGGAAGAAGTTGAGTTTTGGATTGAGTTGTCGTGGCGGATTGACCCCGATGGAAAGCTGGGCATTCGTAAAACCTTCGAGAGTCCGTACCGCCCCGGCCAAAAGATAACGGTCGATGAACTCTACGGCTGGATGTTCGAGAACCATGTACCGGGCCTGCCGGAAGCCGCCGCGAAAGAGGGGCTGACCCCACTTGAGTATATGCGCCGCTACGGTGCGTTTGAAATTCGGAAAGGGGTGCAACCCACGTTCGATAAGCCGCTCAGTTCCGCCGAACTGGCTGATGCGACCATCGATCCAGATACCGGCATTGTTTATACCAAAACCCCGGCGCCGCCATCGTCGAACATCACACCACTACCATATTTCGAGCCTGACCCCGAACGGGGCCGACCGATTGGCATCAAGCTGGAGGATGGTTCCATTGTGGCCGGTTTCCCCACACCCTCGCGTCGACTTGAGTTCTATTCAACCACGCTGCGCGATTGGGGATGGCCGGAATATGCGATCCCGACCTACATCCATAGCCACGTCCATCCGAGTAAGATTGATCGCAGCAAGAACGAGGCAGTACTCCTATCGACATTCCGCCTGCCCACCTTGATCCACACCCGCAGTGGGAATGCGAAATGGCTGTACGAAATCAGCCACAAAAATCCGGTTTGGATTCATACCAGTGATGCTGAACGGCTCGGTTTACGCACCGGCGATCTGATCAAGGTCATTACCGAGATCGGCTACTTCGTTGATCGGGTTTGGGTGACGGAAGGCATTCGCCCCGGCGTGATCGCCTGTTCGCACCATCTGGGGCGATGGCGATTACAGGAAGACGGTGGAGGTCGGCTGTCTACTGCGCTGGTTGAACTCAAGCAAGAGGGGCAAGGAGAATGGCGTATGCGCCAGATTCACGGCATCCGCCCATACGAGAGTGATGATCCCGATACCGCTCGCATCTGGTGGGAAGATGCCGGTGTGCATCAAAACCTGACCTTCGCCGTCCATCCTGATCCGGTCAGTGGCATGCACTGCTGGCATCAGAAGGTACGGCTTGAGCCGGCCGGCCCGAATGACCGCTACGGTGATATTTATGTCGATACCAAACGGGCGCATGAAGTTTACCGCGAATGGCTGGCAATGACTCGCCCGGCTTCAAAGGTGTCGCCCAACGGTATGCGGCGTCCGCACTGGCTTCTGCGCCCCTTCCGTCCGGCCCGTGAAGCGTATTTCTTACCGGGGAAGGGAAAGAAGTCGTGA
- a CDS encoding 4Fe-4S dicluster domain-containing protein, translated as MTNYGFLIDQRKCIGCHACSTACKSENEVPLGVYRTWVKYVETGTFPHTRRHFQVTRCNHCANPPCVRICPVTAMYQRTDGIVEFDPKVCIGCKACLQACPYDAIYIDPESHNAAKCHFCAHRIDQGLKPACEIVCPEQAIISGDLDDPNSLISQLIAREPVAVRKPEQGTAPKLFYIDADQTTLTPTAPAVASTFMWADVVSEQLVGHHNGNGHRQPVREVIPLTAASGAKIRPPREQGLGIGQSALMLGGRVAGHMVQTGYNAQHKIPWHWPVPAYLVTKGIGSGVFMVVAAAVGLGLAPLAAPLLAITLFVSLLFIGITTALLVFDLERPHMFFTILTRPQWRSWLTRGAFILVAFSVVAGLWFLAEAGAALNIWPEAAISGLRPVLAWVGMPLAVMAAIYTAFLFAQAEGRDLWQSPLLPAHLLVQALMVGSGTLLLLAPFVAMPAALFNLLGWTFAGSLLLDLFMLLLGEFGIPHASEVAARAAHDISHGRFRRHFWQGAILLGHVVPAVLIGLAVLTPALAAPLLAIAGLTAIAGLYAFEYAFVMAPQHVPNS; from the coding sequence ATGACAAACTACGGCTTCCTCATCGATCAGCGGAAGTGTATCGGTTGCCACGCATGCAGCACTGCCTGCAAGTCGGAAAATGAAGTTCCGCTTGGGGTTTATCGAACGTGGGTAAAATACGTTGAAACCGGTACCTTCCCTCACACCCGTCGCCATTTTCAGGTGACTCGCTGCAATCACTGTGCCAATCCGCCCTGTGTCCGCATTTGTCCGGTTACCGCCATGTACCAGCGCACCGATGGGATCGTGGAGTTCGATCCGAAGGTGTGTATCGGCTGCAAAGCCTGTTTGCAAGCCTGCCCCTATGACGCGATTTACATCGACCCAGAATCGCACAATGCGGCGAAATGCCATTTCTGCGCCCACCGCATCGATCAAGGGCTGAAACCGGCTTGCGAGATTGTCTGTCCTGAACAGGCGATTATCTCTGGCGATCTCGACGATCCCAACAGTCTTATCAGCCAATTGATCGCTCGTGAGCCGGTAGCAGTGCGCAAGCCTGAACAGGGAACGGCGCCGAAGTTGTTCTATATCGATGCCGATCAGACGACACTGACGCCAACAGCGCCGGCGGTTGCGTCAACGTTTATGTGGGCCGATGTAGTGAGTGAGCAACTGGTTGGCCATCACAACGGCAATGGTCATCGTCAACCGGTGCGCGAGGTGATCCCGCTCACCGCCGCCTCCGGCGCAAAGATACGTCCACCACGCGAGCAGGGACTGGGAATCGGTCAGAGTGCCTTAATGCTTGGTGGGCGAGTCGCCGGTCATATGGTGCAAACCGGCTATAACGCGCAGCACAAGATACCGTGGCACTGGCCGGTGCCAGCCTATCTGGTCACAAAAGGTATCGGGAGTGGTGTCTTCATGGTCGTGGCTGCCGCCGTTGGTTTGGGGTTGGCTCCCCTAGCTGCACCGTTACTGGCGATCACGCTCTTTGTGAGTCTGCTCTTTATTGGCATAACCACCGCCTTGCTGGTCTTTGATCTGGAACGACCACACATGTTCTTTACCATTCTCACCCGACCCCAATGGCGAAGCTGGTTGACGCGCGGCGCGTTTATCCTGGTGGCCTTCTCTGTGGTGGCTGGGCTTTGGTTCCTGGCCGAAGCCGGTGCTGCTCTGAATATATGGCCGGAAGCCGCAATTTCGGGATTGCGACCTGTCCTGGCCTGGGTCGGGATGCCTCTGGCCGTGATGGCCGCTATCTACACCGCATTCCTCTTCGCACAAGCTGAGGGTCGCGACCTCTGGCAGAGTCCACTCTTGCCGGCCCATCTTTTGGTGCAGGCCCTGATGGTCGGAAGTGGTACCCTGCTGCTGCTTGCACCCTTTGTTGCGATGCCAGCAGCGTTGTTCAACCTACTTGGCTGGACGTTTGCGGGCAGTCTGTTGCTTGATCTCTTCATGCTCTTGCTCGGCGAGTTCGGCATTCCGCATGCCAGTGAGGTGGCTGCCCGCGCCGCCCACGACATCAGCCATGGCCGCTTCCGTCGCCATTTCTGGCAAGGGGCTATTCTTCTTGGTCATGTTGTACCGGCAGTATTGATCGGTTTGGCCGTACTGACACCGGCCCTTGCCGCTCCGCTGCTGGCTATCGCCGGTTTGACCGCTATTGCCGGGTTGTACGCCTTTGAATACGCTTTCGTCATGGCGCCGCAACACGTGCCAAACAGTTAG
- a CDS encoding LysR family transcriptional regulator — protein MTLNLHLLRIYVAVLEQGSFTRAAEVLTMSQSAVSRAVQELERQLGTILLERRPRGVTPTIAGAILGEHARRIFTHERLAIEALNELRGLQRGRLAIGASSTIGIYLLPPLLGHYHRRYPGIELFLDIGNTQQVMEHLLTYRIDVAYVEGPVAPDEHLDIMPWRSDELVVIASPDHPLARRVTISCTDLQDAPFVFREPGSGTREVMEQALASRGITVRPIMELGSTEAIKQAVSAGLGLSMVSRVTIQSELIAGRLRVLNIPDLTVQRQLSRVRLNDRPLSQALEAWFKHRG, from the coding sequence GTGACACTCAACCTGCATCTGTTACGGATTTACGTCGCTGTGCTCGAGCAGGGTAGTTTCACACGGGCAGCCGAGGTACTAACCATGAGCCAGTCGGCTGTATCACGTGCTGTACAAGAACTTGAACGGCAACTGGGAACTATCTTGCTCGAACGGCGTCCTCGTGGGGTAACACCAACGATAGCCGGTGCTATTCTGGGCGAGCATGCTCGACGCATTTTCACGCATGAACGGCTGGCTATCGAGGCCCTGAACGAACTGCGCGGTCTCCAACGAGGACGGTTGGCAATTGGCGCTAGCAGTACGATTGGTATCTATCTCCTACCACCTCTCCTCGGCCACTATCACCGCCGCTATCCGGGCATCGAACTCTTTCTCGACATCGGCAACACACAGCAAGTCATGGAACATCTGCTCACATATCGGATTGATGTCGCCTATGTCGAAGGGCCGGTAGCGCCTGACGAGCATTTAGATATTATGCCCTGGCGGAGTGACGAGCTGGTCGTTATTGCCTCTCCCGATCATCCTCTTGCGCGACGGGTGACCATCAGTTGTACCGATCTGCAGGACGCACCGTTTGTCTTCCGCGAACCCGGTTCGGGCACGCGCGAAGTGATGGAGCAGGCTCTGGCATCACGCGGAATTACAGTACGACCGATCATGGAACTGGGTAGCACCGAAGCCATCAAGCAGGCAGTGAGTGCCGGTTTAGGTCTGAGTATGGTTTCGCGGGTGACTATTCAGTCGGAGTTGATTGCCGGTAGGCTGCGGGTACTCAATATCCCTGATCTGACGGTTCAACGTCAGTTGAGTCGGGTGCGTTTGAATGACCGGCCCCTGAGTCAGGCACTTGAGGCGTGGTTCAAGCATCGTGGTTGA
- a CDS encoding DUF427 domain-containing protein, producing the protein MPRAIWNGAVIAESDATIVVEGNHYFPPDAVKREYLRDSQTHTVCPWKGTASYYDVVVNGQVNRDAAWYYPTPKAAASQIAGYIAFWRGVRIEPT; encoded by the coding sequence ATGCCACGTGCAATCTGGAATGGAGCCGTAATCGCCGAGAGCGATGCAACTATCGTTGTGGAGGGTAATCATTACTTCCCGCCCGACGCGGTGAAACGTGAATACCTGCGCGACAGCCAGACGCATACCGTCTGTCCGTGGAAAGGTACTGCCAGCTACTACGACGTGGTGGTAAATGGTCAGGTTAATCGCGATGCAGCCTGGTATTATCCAACCCCGAAAGCGGCGGCCAGCCAGATTGCCGGCTACATCGCATTTTGGCGCGGTGTTCGGATCGAGCCAACGTGA
- the dprA gene encoding DNA-processing protein DprA — protein sequence MEDVVRYYVGFNLVPGIGPLRLARLIERCGSIAAAWHADETMMIAAGLDARSMAGLQEARRRIDLDAELERLRAVGVTPISIADPRYPPLLRMIPAPPPLLYLCGTLTPADQRAVAIVGTRHPSHYGREAARRLARDLASAGMTIVSGLALGIDTIAHTAALEAGGRTIAVLASGIDRVYPERNRALAERIKTSGALLSDYPLGTPPAPLNFPPRNRIISGLSLATLVVEAGESSGALITVQFALDQGREVMAVPGSIFNPLSAGPHRLIRDGAAIVTGADDVLAVLNLDRQTTLADTPLDVALTPEEEAIYAVVMAEPQHIDMIGRAAGQSAAATAAALALLELKGLVRQVAPLYYARGR from the coding sequence ATGGAAGATGTTGTACGCTACTACGTTGGTTTCAACCTGGTACCGGGGATTGGCCCACTGCGCTTAGCGCGTTTGATCGAACGGTGCGGGTCGATAGCCGCTGCCTGGCATGCCGATGAGACGATGATGATTGCTGCCGGCCTTGATGCACGCAGTATGGCGGGTTTGCAAGAAGCGCGCCGGCGAATCGATCTTGATGCCGAGCTAGAACGTCTCCGCGCTGTTGGGGTAACACCAATATCGATTGCCGATCCGCGTTACCCGCCACTCCTGCGGATGATTCCGGCACCGCCGCCGCTGCTCTACCTGTGCGGCACGCTTACTCCTGCCGATCAGCGGGCAGTTGCAATTGTTGGGACGCGCCATCCCAGTCATTATGGCCGTGAAGCAGCACGACGGCTGGCACGCGATCTAGCATCTGCCGGGATGACGATCGTGAGTGGGTTGGCATTAGGGATCGATACGATTGCCCACACTGCGGCGCTCGAAGCCGGTGGTCGCACGATTGCCGTGTTGGCCAGCGGCATTGATCGGGTCTATCCAGAGCGAAATCGGGCGCTGGCCGAGCGGATCAAAACATCTGGCGCGCTCTTGAGTGATTATCCGCTCGGTACCCCACCGGCGCCGCTCAATTTTCCGCCACGCAACCGAATTATCTCTGGGTTGAGTCTGGCGACGCTGGTGGTGGAGGCAGGCGAAAGTAGCGGTGCGCTCATCACGGTACAATTTGCGCTCGATCAGGGGCGTGAGGTGATGGCAGTACCGGGGTCGATCTTCAACCCGCTCAGTGCTGGGCCGCATCGCCTGATCCGTGATGGCGCTGCGATTGTTACCGGCGCCGACGATGTGCTGGCGGTGCTCAACCTTGATCGGCAGACTACATTGGCTGATACGCCACTCGATGTGGCACTCACGCCTGAGGAAGAAGCGATCTACGCTGTAGTTATGGCAGAACCGCAGCATATTGACATGATCGGTCGCGCTGCCGGTCAGTCGGCAGCAGCGACGGCTGCGGCTTTAGCGCTGTTGGAATTGAAGGGGTTGGTGCGTCAGGTGGCACCACTCTACTACGCACGGGGGAGGTGA
- a CDS encoding NUDIX domain-containing protein: MTVKYTRWLRSYVGHQRILQVRASGFVRNEAGHILLCRRADVMLWDVPGGTINLDESPARGLVREVYEETGLLLKPEKLIGVYSGPDFAWSYPNGDQSQILAIFFAARIVGGELQQAGDENVNVKFFDPNHLPPLLNRTRRMLADAFANRAEAHFDF, translated from the coding sequence ATGACAGTCAAATATACGCGCTGGTTGCGTAGCTATGTTGGTCATCAACGAATCCTACAGGTGCGTGCAAGTGGCTTTGTTCGCAATGAAGCCGGTCACATACTACTCTGCCGCCGGGCTGATGTCATGCTCTGGGATGTACCGGGAGGAACAATTAACCTCGACGAATCACCAGCCCGTGGTCTGGTGCGCGAAGTATACGAAGAAACCGGTCTGCTGTTGAAACCAGAAAAACTTATCGGCGTCTACAGCGGCCCCGATTTCGCCTGGAGCTATCCCAATGGCGATCAGTCCCAGATTCTGGCGATCTTCTTCGCTGCCCGCATTGTCGGTGGTGAACTTCAACAGGCCGGCGACGAAAATGTCAACGTAAAATTTTTCGATCCCAATCACTTGCCACCGTTACTCAATCGCACCCGCCGCATGCTGGCTGATGCGTTTGCTAACCGTGCAGAAGCACATTTTGATTTTTGA
- a CDS encoding aspartate aminotransferase family protein has protein sequence MTNITLSTNAEIIAQESRYTTGLYPKRPLAIVRGAGAHLYDAEGRMYIDCVGGQGAANLGHAHPVIVAAIREQAERLISCPEIFPNDVRAAYLSELAAALPFPARIFLCNSGAEAVEAALKFARLLTGRPGIVATMRGFHGRTMGALSATWESKYREPFLPLVPEFSHVPYGNLEALQSAVGPHTAAVIVEPVQGEGGVRPAPAGYLEQVAAICAANGSLLLVDEVQTGFGRTGKLFAIEHSGVTPDILILAKSIAAGVPMGAVAIHERHGTLPAGAHGSTFGGNPLACAAARAALQVYQTERIPEQAARKGAWLIQALRDLRLPAVREVRGLGLLVGLELKSRVQPVITSLIDQGVLALPAGPNVLRLLPPLVIEQTDLERVVTAIATVLRGEEH, from the coding sequence ATGACGAACATTACGCTCAGTACAAATGCCGAAATTATTGCGCAAGAGAGTCGGTATACCACCGGACTATACCCAAAACGGCCGCTCGCGATTGTGCGTGGCGCGGGTGCTCATCTCTACGATGCCGAGGGTCGGATGTACATCGATTGTGTTGGCGGTCAGGGGGCTGCCAACCTCGGTCACGCTCATCCGGTTATCGTGGCAGCGATTCGTGAACAGGCTGAACGTTTGATCAGTTGTCCCGAAATTTTTCCCAATGATGTGCGGGCTGCGTACCTGAGCGAGCTGGCAGCAGCACTGCCATTCCCTGCTCGTATCTTCCTTTGCAACAGTGGTGCCGAAGCGGTGGAAGCTGCGCTCAAGTTTGCCCGTCTGTTGACCGGTCGTCCTGGTATTGTGGCGACAATGCGCGGATTTCATGGGCGCACCATGGGCGCCCTAAGCGCCACCTGGGAGAGCAAATACCGTGAGCCATTTTTGCCACTCGTACCCGAATTTAGCCACGTACCCTACGGCAATCTTGAGGCCCTACAATCGGCAGTTGGCCCGCACACAGCGGCTGTAATCGTTGAGCCGGTACAAGGCGAAGGTGGTGTACGTCCGGCACCGGCCGGCTATCTCGAACAGGTTGCTGCCATCTGCGCCGCCAATGGTTCGCTCTTGCTGGTTGATGAAGTCCAGACCGGTTTTGGCCGTACCGGTAAGCTCTTTGCAATTGAACATAGTGGCGTGACGCCCGACATCCTCATTCTTGCCAAGAGTATTGCTGCCGGTGTACCGATGGGTGCGGTGGCGATACACGAACGGCATGGCACGTTACCGGCGGGAGCTCACGGCTCAACTTTCGGTGGCAACCCACTGGCGTGCGCTGCGGCACGGGCTGCCCTTCAGGTCTATCAGACCGAACGTATTCCCGAACAGGCGGCAAGGAAAGGTGCCTGGCTGATCCAGGCGCTGCGCGATCTGCGCTTGCCGGCGGTGCGAGAAGTACGCGGATTAGGCTTGCTGGTTGGCCTTGAGCTGAAGAGCCGTGTCCAACCGGTGATTACTTCCTTGATTGACCAGGGTGTGCTGGCATTGCCCGCCGGACCCAATGTCCTACGTCTGCTCCCTCCATTGGTGATTGAACAGACCGATCTTGAGCGGGTTGTAACGGCCATTGCGACTGTGCTACGTGGCGAGGAGCATTAG
- the menD gene encoding 2-succinyl-5-enolpyruvyl-6-hydroxy-3-cyclohexene-1-carboxylic-acid synthase, with product MEVTAHIEALTHWVVEIAQSLAAHGVKDVVVCPGSRSTPLALAVARHPALRVWMHLDERSAGFFALGIARARHHPAAVLCTSGTAVANLLPAVVEAHLARVPLLLLTADRPPELRDNGAPQTIDQIGIFGRNVRWFIDLPVPQMTLLPFLRATLGRAIGLTQSAPAGPVHLNLPFREPLVPDRSLMATLLAQTPSSVQVTPARRMLGGAELATLASSLIEYRRGLIIAGPDCPADLGPLLTILAHRLRFPVLADPLSGVRYGPHTDDYILGAYDAFLRDERFVTHYAPEVVLRFGAMPTSKPLLLYLQHHPQARQLVIDGGAGWREPTGLAREHLQVDEHWFCLALADALASSQREGPTLWLRAWQTAEQTARTTIQAHLLAQETISEPGLFARLGTWLPNGTTLFVGNSMPVRDCDTFLAPRSTPLYVIGNRGANGIDGLVSTALGLAAGDATPLVMALGDLSLIHDTNGLIAARLHRLDATILLINNDGGGIFSFLPQASETDQFELLFGTPHGTDFAPLAALYGAQYTLAFDWATVYTALQSSFAGGLHLIEIRTRRDQNVRDHRTIWPLVSAALERVGVIQPT from the coding sequence ATGGAGGTCACAGCGCATATCGAGGCGCTGACCCACTGGGTGGTTGAAATTGCGCAAAGTTTGGCAGCCCATGGGGTGAAGGATGTGGTTGTGTGCCCAGGTTCGCGGAGCACGCCACTAGCGTTAGCCGTAGCACGTCATCCGGCGTTGCGGGTCTGGATGCATCTCGATGAGCGCTCGGCCGGCTTTTTCGCGCTGGGCATAGCGCGTGCTCGTCATCACCCCGCCGCTGTTCTTTGCACCTCTGGCACCGCCGTTGCCAACCTCTTACCCGCCGTCGTCGAAGCCCATCTTGCTCGCGTCCCATTGCTGCTGCTCACTGCCGACCGTCCACCGGAACTACGTGACAATGGTGCGCCGCAGACAATTGATCAGATCGGTATTTTTGGTCGCAATGTGCGCTGGTTTATTGATCTACCCGTCCCGCAGATGACGCTCTTGCCGTTTCTACGCGCCACGTTGGGCCGGGCCATTGGGTTGACCCAGAGCGCTCCGGCTGGACCGGTGCATCTCAATCTGCCCTTCCGCGAACCACTTGTGCCCGATCGTTCACTGATGGCAACACTGCTGGCTCAGACACCGTCATCGGTGCAGGTAACTCCGGCGCGGCGGATGCTCGGTGGCGCTGAGCTGGCAACGCTGGCGAGCAGTTTGATTGAATATCGACGCGGTCTGATCATCGCCGGTCCTGATTGTCCTGCCGATCTCGGACCTTTACTGACCATCCTTGCTCACCGTTTACGCTTCCCTGTCCTGGCCGATCCACTGTCAGGGGTGCGCTACGGTCCGCATACCGATGACTACATCCTTGGTGCCTACGATGCTTTCCTGCGTGATGAACGTTTTGTTACCCATTATGCTCCAGAAGTCGTGTTGCGTTTTGGTGCGATGCCAACCAGTAAACCGCTCTTGCTCTATTTGCAGCACCATCCGCAAGCGCGTCAGCTTGTAATCGACGGCGGCGCCGGCTGGCGCGAGCCAACCGGCCTGGCCCGAGAGCATCTCCAGGTTGATGAACACTGGTTTTGTTTGGCGCTGGCCGATGCTTTGGCGTCATCGCAACGCGAGGGACCGACGCTCTGGCTGCGGGCCTGGCAAACTGCCGAGCAAACGGCGCGCACAACGATACAAGCCCATTTGCTGGCGCAGGAGACGATCAGTGAACCGGGGTTGTTTGCACGCCTTGGTACCTGGCTGCCCAACGGAACAACACTTTTCGTTGGCAATTCGATGCCGGTGCGCGATTGCGACACGTTTCTTGCTCCTCGTTCGACACCGTTGTATGTCATTGGAAATCGCGGCGCAAATGGGATCGATGGCTTAGTTTCCACCGCACTTGGCCTCGCGGCTGGCGACGCCACGCCCCTGGTGATGGCGCTCGGTGATCTCTCGCTGATCCACGACACCAATGGCTTGATCGCCGCTCGTCTCCATCGACTCGATGCAACCATCTTACTCATCAACAACGACGGCGGTGGTATCTTCTCGTTTTTACCCCAGGCCAGTGAAACCGATCAGTTTGAACTCCTCTTCGGGACGCCTCATGGCACTGATTTTGCACCACTGGCGGCCCTGTACGGCGCACAGTATACCCTCGCCTTCGATTGGGCAACAGTGTATACCGCACTACAGAGCAGTTTTGCCGGAGGATTGCATCTCATCGAAATTCGGACTCGGCGCGATCAGAATGTTCGCGATCACCGCACGATCTGGCCACTGGTCAGTGCGGCCTTAGAGCGCGTTGGTGTGATACAACCTACCTGA